Proteins found in one Bacillus subtilis subsp. subtilis str. 168 genomic segment:
- the ynaD gene encoding putative N-acetyltransferase; putative phage region (Evidence 3: Putative function from multiple computational evidences; Product type e: enzyme): protein MHITTKRLLIREFEFKDWQAVYEYTSDSNVMKYIPEGVFTEEDAKAFVNKNKGDNAEKFPVILRDEDCLIGHIVFYKYFGEHTYEIGWVFNPNYQNKGYASEAAQAILEYGFKEMNLHRIIATCQPENIPSYRVMKKIGMRREGFFKKCIPKGNEWWDEYYYAILEEEWN from the coding sequence ATGCACATAACAACAAAAAGGTTATTGATACGTGAATTTGAATTCAAAGATTGGCAAGCAGTATATGAGTATACATCTGATAGTAATGTAATGAAGTATATACCTGAAGGGGTTTTTACTGAAGAAGATGCAAAGGCATTTGTAAATAAAAACAAAGGTGATAACGCTGAAAAATTCCCTGTCATACTAAGAGATGAAGACTGTCTTATAGGCCATATTGTTTTTTATAAGTATTTTGGTGAACATACATATGAAATTGGGTGGGTGTTTAATCCCAATTATCAAAATAAAGGGTATGCTTCTGAGGCAGCCCAAGCTATCTTGGAATATGGATTTAAAGAAATGAACTTACATAGGATTATAGCTACGTGTCAACCTGAGAATATTCCCTCATACCGAGTTATGAAGAAGATTGGAATGAGAAGAGAAGGCTTTTTTAAAAAATGTATTCCAAAAGGCAATGAATGGTGGGATGAATATTATTACGCTATTTTAGAGGAAGAGTGGAATTGA